The Mesobacillus jeotgali genome window below encodes:
- the fliE gene encoding flagellar hook-basal body complex protein FliE yields the protein MVRPFETKVSTPTSTPYEAQKSFSSVLKQSIENLNKTQLQSDAMTEKLARGENVDLHQVMIASQKASITLQATMEVRNKVVEAYQEMMRMQV from the coding sequence ATGGTCAGACCATTTGAAACAAAAGTGTCTACTCCCACATCTACACCATACGAAGCACAAAAAAGTTTTTCGTCCGTACTTAAGCAATCTATTGAAAATTTAAATAAAACACAGCTTCAATCAGATGCAATGACAGAAAAACTGGCTCGTGGGGAAAACGTTGACCTTCATCAGGTCATGATTGCAAGCCAGAAGGCGAGCATCACACTGCAAGCTACAATGGAAGTCAGAAATAAAGTGGTAGAAGCTTACCAGGAAATGATGAGAATGCAAGTTTAA
- the hslV gene encoding ATP-dependent protease subunit HslV: protein MSEFHATTIFAVQHKGKCAMSGDGQVTFGNAVVMKHTAKKVRKLFNGKVIAGFAGSVADAFTLFEMFEGKLEEYNGNLQRAAVELAKQWRSDKVLRKLEAMLIVLNETDMLLVSGTGEVIEPDDGILAIGSGGNYALSAGRALKQYAGEHLTAREIAKSSLEIAADICVYTNHNIIVEEL from the coding sequence ATGTCAGAATTCCATGCCACAACGATATTTGCTGTGCAACATAAAGGGAAGTGCGCTATGTCAGGCGATGGCCAGGTAACTTTCGGGAATGCTGTAGTGATGAAACACACAGCTAAGAAGGTACGAAAGTTGTTTAATGGTAAAGTAATCGCAGGATTCGCCGGTTCTGTCGCAGATGCTTTCACGCTGTTTGAAATGTTTGAAGGCAAGCTGGAAGAATACAATGGAAATCTTCAAAGAGCGGCAGTTGAACTTGCAAAGCAATGGAGAAGTGATAAGGTTCTTAGAAAGCTTGAAGCGATGCTGATCGTGCTGAATGAGACTGATATGCTTCTTGTTTCCGGAACGGGTGAAGTGATTGAGCCAGATGATGGCATACTTGCAATTGGTTCTGGAGGGAATTATGCTTTGTCTGCTGGCCGCGCATTGAAGCAATATGCTGGAGAACACTTGACAGCAAGGGAAATTGCGAAGTCTTCATTGGAAATAGCTGCTGACATTTGTGTTTACACAAACCACAATATTATCGTGGAAGAACTGTAA
- the fliH gene encoding flagellar assembly protein FliH, giving the protein MISLSRLIKSQYTSTVSAEKKVISIRILEATNQQDVPQVFTHTEDERRRILDNASAEANRIVSRAKEEAEQIRQQIHQEKLEWEQQRSLLAEESRQIGFEQGYQEGQNQGYAEYRQSIMFAQETVDAAKRDYQNHIDSSEKVVLDLGVKIAGKILGEKLAADEGFLPLVKRALKNSRDDKDIQLHVHPKHYQELIAHKEELIAIFPKDIDFYIYPDDDLVETACIIESENGRIDASVDSQLEEIKIKLFELLESEQ; this is encoded by the coding sequence ATGATATCATTGTCTAGGCTTATCAAATCTCAATACACGAGTACAGTGTCTGCAGAAAAAAAGGTTATTTCCATACGAATACTGGAAGCAACGAACCAACAAGATGTTCCACAGGTCTTCACTCATACAGAAGATGAGAGAAGGAGAATCCTTGATAACGCTTCAGCAGAAGCAAATCGCATTGTCTCCAGGGCTAAGGAAGAAGCAGAGCAGATCCGGCAGCAGATTCATCAGGAAAAGCTGGAATGGGAGCAGCAAAGATCTCTATTAGCCGAGGAATCAAGGCAAATTGGATTTGAGCAAGGCTATCAAGAAGGCCAAAACCAAGGTTACGCAGAATACCGTCAATCAATCATGTTTGCTCAGGAAACGGTGGATGCAGCAAAACGGGATTACCAAAATCATATAGACTCATCCGAAAAGGTCGTTCTTGATCTTGGAGTGAAAATTGCTGGAAAAATACTTGGTGAGAAACTGGCTGCAGATGAAGGTTTTCTTCCGCTTGTGAAACGAGCCTTGAAAAACTCGAGAGATGATAAGGATATCCAGCTGCATGTACATCCAAAACATTACCAGGAATTGATTGCTCATAAAGAAGAACTGATTGCCATCTTCCCAAAGGATATTGATTTTTATATCTACCCGGATGATGATCTGGTGGAGACAGCTTGTATCATCGAATCGGAAAATGGCAGGATTGACGCA
- the flgC gene encoding flagellar basal body rod protein FlgC: protein MTMFHSMNTTASALTAQRLRMDVISSNMANVDSTRGVNGEPYRRKMVVLEPKEGNFASFLNKAMGKTEAAGAGNGVKVSRIIEDRENPLKMVYDPEHPDANQEGYVAYPNVDPLREMVDLISATRSYEANVTVFNASKGMMMKALEIGK, encoded by the coding sequence ATGACCATGTTTCATAGCATGAACACAACAGCCTCAGCCTTGACTGCTCAGCGCCTAAGGATGGATGTCATCTCCTCCAATATGGCGAATGTAGATTCGACAAGGGGAGTGAATGGGGAGCCATACCGCAGGAAAATGGTCGTCCTTGAACCTAAGGAAGGGAATTTTGCATCATTCCTGAATAAAGCAATGGGGAAAACGGAAGCAGCGGGTGCAGGAAATGGTGTTAAAGTATCAAGGATAATAGAGGATAGAGAAAATCCCCTTAAGATGGTATATGACCCTGAACATCCTGATGCGAACCAAGAAGGATATGTTGCTTACCCGAATGTGGATCCTTTAAGGGAAATGGTGGATCTGATAAGCGCGACTCGTTCTTATGAAGCTAATGTCACAGTTTTTAACGCTTCCAAGGGCATGATGATGAAAGCTCTTGAGATCGGAAAATAA
- the fliG gene encoding flagellar motor switch protein FliG yields the protein MVRKDQKELTGKQKAAILLISLGPDVSASVYKHLSEEEIEKLTLEISGVKKVDSMAKEEILEEFHSIALAQDYITQGGIGYAKTVLEKALGTDQAAVIINRLTSSLQVRPFDFARKADAGQILNFIQNEHPQTIALILSYLDSAQAGQILSELPQEVQADIARRIAVMDSTSPEIINEVEQILERKLSATVTQDYTQTGGIEAVVDVLNGVDRATERTILDALEIQDPELAEEIKKRMFVFEDIVTLDNRAIQRVIRDCENEDLMLALKVSSDEVKEIVFKNMSKRMVETFQDEMEFMGPVRLRDVEEAQSRIVAIIRRLEEAGEIVIARGGGDDIIV from the coding sequence ATGGTGAGGAAAGACCAAAAAGAATTAACAGGCAAACAGAAAGCTGCAATCCTCCTGATCTCACTTGGACCAGATGTTTCTGCTTCGGTTTATAAGCATTTAAGTGAAGAAGAAATCGAGAAACTTACACTTGAAATCTCTGGTGTGAAGAAGGTTGACTCGATGGCTAAGGAAGAAATTCTCGAAGAGTTCCACAGTATTGCTTTAGCGCAGGATTATATCACGCAAGGTGGAATCGGTTACGCGAAAACCGTTTTGGAAAAAGCTCTGGGAACCGACCAGGCAGCCGTAATCATTAATAGATTGACCTCATCGCTGCAAGTAAGGCCGTTTGATTTTGCACGAAAAGCGGATGCAGGACAAATACTCAATTTCATTCAAAACGAGCATCCGCAAACGATTGCCCTTATACTTTCTTATTTAGACTCGGCTCAAGCCGGCCAGATTTTATCTGAACTGCCGCAGGAAGTCCAGGCGGATATTGCCCGTCGTATTGCGGTGATGGACAGTACGTCACCCGAAATAATCAATGAGGTGGAACAGATTCTTGAAAGGAAGCTTTCGGCCACTGTTACACAAGACTATACACAAACCGGAGGCATTGAGGCTGTTGTTGATGTTTTGAACGGGGTAGACCGGGCAACAGAGCGCACAATTCTCGATGCACTGGAAATCCAGGACCCAGAACTCGCCGAGGAAATCAAAAAGCGGATGTTCGTGTTCGAAGATATCGTTACACTGGATAATCGAGCAATTCAGCGCGTGATCAGAGATTGTGAAAACGAAGATCTCATGCTTGCTCTTAAAGTATCAAGTGATGAAGTGAAAGAGATTGTCTTCAAGAATATGTCTAAGCGCATGGTAGAAACCTTCCAGGATGAAATGGAATTCATGGGTCCTGTAAGGCTGCGGGATGTTGAAGAAGCACAGTCCAGGATTGTCGCGATCATCAGACGTCTGGAAGAAGCTGGTGAAATCGTCATCGCCCGTGGCGGAGGAGATGATATCATTGTCTAG
- the flgB gene encoding flagellar basal body rod protein FlgB, which produces MKLFSNTVSTLEHALNYSSAKQKVISQNIANVDTPNYKAKDVSFKAVLQEVTGQSFQAKRSDARHYEFTSRASSLPGVAGKPNVNYNENGNSVDLDKEMADLATNQIYYNALTERINGKFNSLQTVIRGGK; this is translated from the coding sequence TTGAAGTTGTTTTCAAACACAGTATCAACCCTCGAACATGCGTTGAACTATTCATCTGCGAAGCAAAAAGTCATTTCGCAGAATATCGCGAATGTTGATACACCGAACTATAAAGCAAAGGATGTTTCCTTTAAGGCAGTGTTACAGGAAGTGACGGGACAATCCTTTCAAGCGAAGAGATCAGATGCCCGGCATTATGAATTCACCAGCAGGGCGAGCTCCTTGCCTGGAGTGGCTGGCAAACCGAACGTGAATTATAACGAAAATGGGAACAGTGTTGATTTGGATAAAGAGATGGCCGATCTGGCCACAAACCAAATTTACTATAACGCACTGACTGAGAGGATTAATGGAAAATTCAACTCTCTCCAAACAGTCATTAGGGGAGGTAAGTAA
- the fliF gene encoding flagellar basal-body MS-ring/collar protein FliF yields the protein MKETVQKYIHTMKDFWQGRTRKQKISFGASIFFVLTVAILTAFLTSRTSLVPLYSNLSPAETGSIKESLDARGIKSEISDGGKTILVPEELVDSLKVELAAEGIPKSGSIDYSFFSQNAGMGMTDNEFLVLKLEAMQSELANLMKGIDGVNDANVMINLPEKGIFVSDNQQPASASIVLNTSPGYQFKEEQITALYHLVSKSVPNLPTDNIVIMNQFFEYFDLKNEKNSSGASFASQHQIKQEIERDVQRQVQNMLGTLMGHDKVVVSVTADVDFTQENREENIVEPVDQENMEGIAISAQRITETFTGNADQAGGIPEGGNPGETTGSQYLEGANGNGDYERVEETINNEVSRIRKEITESPYKVRDLGIQVMVEPPTPDDENSLPQERVEDITRILSTIVRTTIDKDALGTELTDELIEDKVVVSVQPFNGKVTFENQVEEKLPWWVYLVGGLLLAAIIVLLLLFMRSRKNVVEEEYVMEEKYEQVRVPDVNKEFETEGTMKKKQLEKMAKEKPEDFAKLLRTWISED from the coding sequence ATGAAAGAAACCGTTCAAAAGTATATACATACAATGAAGGATTTCTGGCAAGGGCGTACCAGAAAACAGAAAATCAGTTTTGGTGCGTCTATTTTCTTTGTTTTGACAGTTGCCATCCTTACAGCCTTTTTAACATCGAGGACATCCCTTGTGCCGCTTTACAGCAATCTATCACCTGCCGAAACAGGGAGTATCAAAGAGAGTCTGGATGCCAGGGGCATAAAATCTGAGATCTCCGATGGGGGCAAAACAATCCTTGTTCCAGAAGAACTGGTTGATAGCTTGAAAGTAGAACTGGCAGCCGAGGGGATCCCAAAGTCAGGGAGTATTGATTATTCTTTTTTTAGTCAAAATGCGGGCATGGGCATGACAGATAATGAGTTCCTTGTTCTGAAACTAGAAGCGATGCAGTCGGAATTAGCAAATCTAATGAAAGGCATCGACGGGGTTAATGATGCCAATGTCATGATCAACCTGCCTGAAAAGGGCATTTTTGTTAGTGACAATCAGCAGCCAGCATCGGCTTCCATCGTACTTAATACAAGTCCGGGATATCAATTTAAAGAAGAACAGATTACCGCGCTTTACCACCTGGTATCAAAAAGCGTCCCGAACCTTCCTACAGATAATATCGTCATCATGAATCAATTTTTTGAGTACTTTGATTTAAAAAATGAAAAAAATTCCAGCGGTGCCTCTTTCGCTTCGCAGCATCAGATTAAACAAGAGATTGAAAGAGATGTTCAAAGGCAAGTACAAAATATGCTTGGCACCCTTATGGGCCATGATAAGGTAGTTGTTTCAGTAACCGCCGATGTTGACTTTACCCAGGAAAACAGGGAAGAAAACATCGTTGAGCCTGTTGATCAGGAAAATATGGAAGGAATCGCAATCAGCGCGCAGCGAATTACTGAAACATTCACAGGAAACGCCGATCAGGCCGGAGGGATTCCTGAAGGAGGAAATCCGGGAGAGACGACCGGATCGCAATACCTGGAAGGTGCAAATGGGAATGGCGATTATGAAAGAGTCGAAGAAACGATTAACAATGAGGTAAGCAGAATCCGCAAGGAAATTACCGAAAGCCCGTACAAGGTGCGCGACCTCGGAATCCAGGTGATGGTAGAACCTCCGACACCGGATGACGAAAATTCGCTCCCTCAAGAAAGGGTAGAAGACATTACAAGAATCCTGAGTACGATCGTCAGGACAACAATTGATAAGGATGCTCTTGGGACTGAGCTGACCGATGAGTTAATAGAGGATAAGGTCGTTGTATCAGTACAGCCATTCAATGGAAAGGTCACATTTGAAAACCAGGTTGAGGAAAAGTTGCCATGGTGGGTGTACCTTGTTGGCGGATTATTGCTCGCTGCTATTATCGTCCTGCTGCTTCTGTTCATGAGATCCAGGAAGAATGTTGTGGAAGAAGAATATGTAATGGAAGAAAAATATGAGCAAGTTCGTGTTCCTGATGTGAATAAGGAATTCGAGACAGAAGGCACGATGAAGAAAAAACAGCTGGAAAAAATGGCGAAAGAAAAGCCAGAGGATTTCGCGAAATTATTGCGAACATGGATATCTGAAGATTAG
- the trmFO gene encoding FADH(2)-oxidizing methylenetetrahydrofolate--tRNA-(uracil(54)-C(5))-methyltransferase TrmFO, protein MSEATVNVIGAGLAGSEAAWQLAERGIKVNLYEMRPVKQTPAHHTDKFAELVCSNSLRANTLTNAVGVLKEEMRNLNSVIIGAADACAVPAGGALAVDRHEFAAQVTSRVKEHPNVTVFNEEMTEIPQGPTIIATGPLTSQALSQQLKELTGEEYLYFYDAAAPIIEKDSIDMEKVYLKSRYDKGEAAYLNCPMTEEEFDRFYEALISAETVPLKEFEKEIFFEGCMPIEVMGQRGRKTMLFGPMKPVGLEDPRTGKRPYAVVQLRQDDAAGTLYNIVGFQTHLKWGPQKEVIQLIPGLENAEIVRYGVMHRNTFINSPKVLKATYQFKNREDLFFAGQMTGVEGYVESAASGLIAGINAARLVKGEDPVEFPHETAMGSMARYITTTNAKNFQPMNANFGLFPDLPEKIKGKQERNEKHATRALETIQKFVKNL, encoded by the coding sequence ATGTCTGAAGCTACTGTAAATGTCATTGGTGCCGGTTTGGCCGGAAGCGAGGCTGCTTGGCAGCTTGCTGAAAGAGGCATCAAAGTGAACTTGTACGAGATGAGGCCGGTTAAACAGACCCCTGCACATCATACTGATAAATTTGCTGAGCTGGTTTGCAGCAATTCTCTGAGAGCTAATACATTAACAAATGCAGTTGGAGTCTTAAAGGAAGAAATGAGAAACTTGAATTCTGTCATCATTGGGGCAGCAGACGCATGTGCTGTACCGGCGGGCGGGGCTTTGGCAGTAGACCGTCACGAGTTTGCGGCACAAGTTACAAGCCGGGTGAAGGAACATCCAAATGTGACTGTATTTAACGAGGAAATGACTGAAATTCCACAGGGGCCAACCATCATTGCTACTGGTCCATTGACAAGCCAGGCTCTTTCTCAGCAATTAAAAGAGCTGACTGGTGAAGAGTACCTTTATTTTTATGATGCTGCTGCACCGATCATCGAGAAGGATAGCATCGACATGGAAAAGGTTTACTTGAAATCACGATACGACAAAGGGGAAGCAGCATACCTGAATTGCCCAATGACTGAGGAAGAATTCGACCGCTTTTATGAAGCGTTGATTTCTGCAGAAACTGTCCCTCTTAAGGAATTTGAAAAAGAAATCTTTTTTGAAGGCTGCATGCCAATTGAAGTCATGGGCCAAAGAGGAAGGAAGACGATGCTTTTTGGACCGATGAAGCCGGTTGGACTCGAGGATCCGAGAACAGGAAAGCGCCCTTATGCTGTCGTACAGCTGCGCCAGGATGATGCTGCTGGGACACTTTATAATATTGTAGGCTTTCAGACACACCTTAAATGGGGGCCGCAGAAGGAAGTAATTCAACTGATCCCTGGTCTTGAAAACGCTGAAATCGTCCGTTATGGTGTTATGCACCGTAACACTTTCATCAACTCGCCTAAGGTGTTAAAGGCAACATATCAATTCAAGAACAGAGAAGACTTATTCTTTGCTGGACAGATGACTGGGGTAGAAGGATATGTAGAGTCAGCAGCAAGCGGTCTTATTGCAGGCATTAATGCTGCACGTCTTGTCAAAGGTGAAGATCCGGTCGAGTTCCCACATGAAACAGCAATGGGCAGCATGGCCAGATATATTACCACAACTAATGCGAAGAACTTCCAGCCGATGAATGCAAACTTCGGGCTTTTCCCTGATCTTCCAGAGAAAATCAAGGGTAAGCAAGAACGCAATGAGAAGCATGCTACCAGAGCATTGGAAACAATTCAGAAATTTGTGAAAAATTTGTAA
- the xerC gene encoding tyrosine recombinase XerC: MEANVNNSLNLFIEYLQIEKNYSQYTIEHYQHDIREFFLFMSEQGLKSLDEVEYADTRIYLTKLFGQQLSRKSVARRISCMRSFYKFLLREKMTGDNPFSLVSIPKLEKRLPDFFYEEELSQLFKACETETAIGKRNKALLELLYATGIRVGECCKITLKDIDLSLSTVLIHGKRKKDRYVPFGSFAQDAIEDYIKNGRPELLKTKEDHGHLFLNFRGGPLTDRGIREILNKLIENSALTGKIHPHKLRHTFATHMMSNGADMRTVQELMGHAFLSSTQVYTHVTKEHLRNIYMSHHPRA, encoded by the coding sequence ATGGAAGCAAATGTGAACAATTCTTTAAACTTATTTATAGAATATTTACAAATTGAGAAAAATTACTCACAATATACAATTGAACATTATCAACATGATATTAGGGAATTTTTTTTGTTCATGTCTGAACAAGGCCTGAAAAGTCTGGATGAAGTTGAGTATGCTGACACAAGAATATACCTCACGAAATTATTCGGCCAACAGCTGTCCAGAAAGTCAGTCGCCCGCAGGATTTCATGTATGCGCAGCTTTTATAAGTTCCTGCTCCGTGAAAAAATGACAGGTGATAATCCTTTTTCCCTCGTATCCATCCCGAAACTGGAAAAGCGGCTGCCAGATTTTTTTTATGAAGAGGAGCTTTCCCAGCTATTCAAAGCATGTGAAACCGAAACTGCAATCGGTAAGAGGAACAAAGCCCTTTTGGAGTTACTTTACGCTACAGGAATCCGTGTTGGTGAGTGCTGTAAAATAACTCTGAAGGATATAGATTTATCTCTATCGACAGTTTTAATTCATGGAAAAAGGAAAAAGGATAGATATGTGCCCTTCGGAAGTTTTGCACAGGATGCAATTGAAGACTACATAAAAAATGGAAGACCAGAGCTTCTAAAGACGAAAGAAGATCATGGCCATTTATTCTTAAATTTCCGTGGCGGCCCACTTACTGACAGAGGGATCAGGGAAATCCTGAATAAATTGATCGAAAACTCTGCCTTGACTGGAAAGATCCATCCCCATAAACTCCGCCATACCTTTGCAACACATATGATGAGCAATGGTGCGGATATGAGGACTGTCCAGGAGCTCATGGGGCATGCTTTCCTGTCTTCAACTCAAGTATATACTCACGTTACCAAAGAGCACTTGCGCAATATTTATATGTCACATCATCCGAGGGCTTAA
- the codY gene encoding GTP-sensing pleiotropic transcriptional regulator CodY — MDLLSKTRKINALLQKAAGKPVNFKEMSETLSEVIEANIFVVSRRGKLLGFAINQQIENERMVKMLEDRQFPEEYTKNLFNIQETSSNLDVDSEYTAFPVENRELFKNGLTTIVPIIGGGERLGTLILARLQEQFHDDDLILAEYGATVVGMEILREKAEEIEDEARSKAVVQMAISSLSYSELEAIEHIFEELNGKEGLLVASKIADRVGITRSVIVNALRKLESAGVIESRSLGMKGTYIKVLNDKFLFELEKLKSN, encoded by the coding sequence ATGGACTTACTATCAAAAACTAGAAAAATTAATGCCCTGCTCCAAAAAGCTGCCGGCAAACCGGTAAACTTCAAAGAAATGTCAGAGACACTAAGTGAAGTAATCGAAGCAAACATCTTTGTTGTCAGCCGCAGAGGAAAACTATTAGGCTTCGCGATCAATCAGCAAATCGAGAATGAGCGCATGGTCAAAATGCTTGAAGACCGCCAGTTCCCGGAAGAGTATACAAAAAATCTTTTCAATATCCAGGAAACATCTTCGAATTTGGATGTTGACAGTGAGTATACAGCCTTCCCGGTTGAGAACAGAGAACTTTTCAAAAACGGATTGACAACAATTGTGCCAATCATCGGTGGCGGTGAGCGCTTGGGAACATTGATCCTTGCCCGTCTACAAGAGCAGTTCCACGACGATGACCTAATACTTGCAGAATATGGTGCAACGGTTGTAGGTATGGAAATTCTTCGTGAGAAGGCAGAAGAGATTGAAGATGAAGCACGCAGCAAAGCAGTAGTGCAAATGGCGATCAGTTCCCTTTCTTATAGTGAACTTGAAGCGATTGAGCACATCTTCGAAGAACTTAACGGTAAAGAAGGCCTGCTAGTTGCATCCAAAATTGCTGACAGAGTCGGCATCACTCGTTCCGTAATCGTTAACGCACTGCGCAAGCTCGAGAGCGCTGGCGTAATCGAGTCCCGTTCTCTTGGAATGAAAGGAACGTATATCAAAGTATTAAACGACAAGTTCCTATTTGAACTTGAAAAGCTTAAAAGTAATTAA
- the hslU gene encoding HslU--HslV peptidase ATPase subunit, whose amino-acid sequence MKQTTNLTPRQIVEKLDQYIIGQKDAKKAVAVALRNRYRRGLLAENIRDEIIPKNILMIGPTGVGKTEIARRMAKLVGAPFVKVEATKFTEVGYVGRDVESMVRDLVETSIRLVKEEKMERVKEPAEENANRRLVELLVPSAKKSVNYKNPLEMLFGGSQQQPEQENNQSEDLGLFEKRKVIKQKLDQGELEDELVTVEVEEQAPSMFDMLQGSGMEQMGMNMQDALSGLVPKKRKKRKLPVREARKVLINEEAQKLIDMDEVTQEATYRAEQAGIIFIDEIDKIASKNSGGSSADVSREGVQRDILPVVEGSTVNTKYGPVKTDHILFVAAGAFHMAKPSDLIPELQGRFPIRVELTKLTVEDFYRILVEPDNALTKQYEALLETEGIQIEFSDDAIRKIAEVAYDVNQNTDNIGARRLQTILEKLLEDLSFEAPDINLEKVAITPQYVEEKLGAISRNKDLSQFIL is encoded by the coding sequence GTGAAACAAACGACAAATTTAACTCCAAGGCAGATCGTTGAAAAGCTGGACCAGTATATAATCGGCCAAAAGGATGCTAAGAAGGCTGTGGCAGTTGCTCTTAGGAATAGATACCGCCGTGGCTTGCTGGCTGAAAATATCCGAGATGAAATCATCCCGAAGAATATCCTGATGATTGGTCCTACTGGCGTAGGTAAAACTGAGATTGCCAGAAGAATGGCTAAATTAGTAGGGGCTCCTTTCGTCAAGGTCGAAGCGACCAAGTTCACCGAAGTGGGTTATGTTGGCCGTGATGTCGAGTCAATGGTGCGTGATCTTGTTGAAACCTCAATCAGGCTTGTAAAAGAGGAAAAAATGGAGCGTGTTAAAGAACCGGCAGAGGAAAATGCAAACCGCCGACTTGTCGAACTTCTGGTTCCTTCTGCTAAAAAATCCGTCAATTACAAAAATCCGCTGGAAATGTTGTTCGGCGGAAGCCAACAGCAGCCTGAACAAGAAAATAATCAATCAGAAGACTTAGGATTATTCGAAAAGCGTAAAGTCATCAAGCAAAAGCTCGATCAAGGAGAGCTTGAGGATGAGCTGGTAACTGTAGAAGTCGAGGAGCAGGCTCCTTCCATGTTTGATATGCTCCAGGGCTCTGGAATGGAACAGATGGGAATGAACATGCAGGATGCTTTGAGTGGCTTGGTGCCTAAGAAGCGGAAGAAAAGAAAGCTTCCTGTTCGTGAGGCAAGGAAGGTATTAATCAATGAAGAGGCCCAAAAGCTGATTGATATGGATGAGGTAACCCAGGAAGCTACATATCGTGCTGAGCAGGCAGGCATCATTTTCATTGATGAAATCGACAAGATTGCCAGCAAGAATTCCGGAGGATCAAGTGCGGATGTTTCGCGTGAAGGTGTTCAGAGAGACATACTCCCGGTTGTAGAAGGATCGACAGTAAACACGAAATATGGCCCTGTAAAAACAGACCATATTTTATTCGTAGCTGCCGGAGCATTCCATATGGCGAAGCCTTCAGACTTGATACCTGAACTGCAAGGGCGATTCCCCATCAGGGTGGAGCTTACTAAGCTGACCGTTGAAGACTTTTACAGGATTTTGGTTGAACCTGATAACGCGCTTACAAAGCAATATGAAGCATTATTGGAAACAGAAGGTATACAAATTGAATTTTCTGACGATGCTATTCGTAAGATAGCTGAAGTCGCTTATGATGTGAATCAGAATACAGATAATATCGGAGCCAGAAGGCTGCAGACAATCCTTGAGAAGCTTTTGGAAGACCTTAGCTTTGAAGCTCCAGACATCAACCTGGAGAAAGTAGCGATCACTCCGCAGTATGTAGAAGAAAAACTTGGCGCTATCTCAAGAAACAAAGATTTAAGCCAGTTCATATTATAA